The sequence CGCTGGCCGTCGACGTGCACCTTGACGGTCGCCTCGCTGACGACGACGCCGTTGCCCCAGTGCTCGACGGAGGTCCTGTAGCTCTCCAGCTCGAACAGCGGGGGCGGCGCCCCGGGCAGCTGCGAGCGGAGCAGCAGCTCGAAGGAGGCGTCGGCGGCCTCGAAGGACCACCCGTCGGCCTCGAGCACCTTCACCTGGTCGACCACCCGGCCGACGGCGTCGGACTCGCCGGTGAGGTCCACGCCCAGCTCGCGGCCCTTCAGCTCGACCGACGCCCGGCCCGCCATCTCGGTGACCAGGATGCGCATGCCGTTGCCCACGACCGACGGGTCGAGGTGGTTGTAGAGCTCGGGGCTCACCTTGATCGCGCTGGCGTGCAGCCCGGCCTTGTGCGCGAACGCCGAGGCGCCGACGAACGGCTGGTGGTCGTCGGGGGCGATGTTGGCCAGCTCGGCGATCGCGTGGCTGACCCGCTGCAGCTCCAGCAGGCACTCGGCCGGCACGGCGGGGATGCCCATCTTGGTGACCAGGTTCCCGATGAGCGCGAAGGTGTCCGCGTTGCCGGCGCGCTCGCCGTAGCCGTTCGCCGTCCCCTGGACGTGCGTGACGCCGGCCTCGACCGCCGCGAGGGTGTTGGCCACCGCGCAGCCGGTGTCGTCCTGGCAGTGGATGCCCAGCCGGCCGTCCACCCGCGCCCGCACCTCGGTCACGATCCGGCCCACGCCCATGGGCAGCATGCCCCCGTTCGTGTCGCACAGGACGCCGACCTCGGCACCGGCGTCGAACGCCGCCTGCAGTACGCGCACCCCGTAGTCCCGGTCGGCGGCGTACCCGTCGAAGAAGTGCTCGCAGTCGAGGAACACCCGCCGGCCGTGGGCGACGAAGAAGGCGACGCTGTCGGCGACCATCGCCAGGTTCTCCTCCAGCGTGGTGCGCAGCGCCTCCCGCACGTGCCGCACGTCGGACTTCGCGACCAGGCAGACCACCGGCGTCTGCGCGTCGAGCAGGGCTCGGACCTGCAGGTCGTCGGCCACGGCGACGCCGGCCTTGCGGGTCGAGCCGAACGCCACCAGCTGCGCGTTCTTCAACTGCAGCTCGGTCCGCGCGCGGGCGAAGAACTCGGTGTCCTTGGGCAGCGCGCCCGGCCACCCGCCCTCGATGTAGCCGACGCCGATCTCGTCCAGCAGCCGGGCCACCGCGAGCTTGTCGGCGACCGAGTAGCTGACCCCCTCGCGCTGGGCGCCGTCGCGCAGCGTGGTGTCGAAGACGTGGAAGTCGGTGTCGGTGGTGGTCACGGTGTCTCCCGGGGGATGGCAAGGGGCCGAACACGAAAAAGACCCCCCGGGTACGGGAGGTCTGCGCGCAGTCGGGGAGGTGACTGCGCGCTAGGCGATGATCGTGCCGCTGGTGTGCATCGGCACCATGAAAGCACGGTGGGCGCGGTGCACGTCACCCCCGTCCGGGAACGGGGCTGCAGCCCGACGACGCCGGCGGCCCGGTGTGCCCCGTGCCGCACACCGGCGTGCCCCTGGCCGGGGCCCACGGGGTGACGTGCTGGCAGCCCCCTCGCCGCAGGGCTTCCTCAGCCGCCGGCGAGGGCCGCGAGCCGGTCGCCGACGTCGGTGGTGCGGATCGCCGCCCGCGGGTCCCGCGTGGACAGGTCGAACGCGACGGCGGCGTCGACCTTGCGCGCCTGCTCGGTGCGGCCGAGGTGGTCCAGGAGCAGGCCGACCGACAGCACCGTGGCCGTGGGGTCGGCGATGCCCTGGCCGGCGATGTCGGGGGCCGATCCGTGCACCGGCTCGAACATGCTCGGGTTGGTCCCCGAGGCGTCGAGGTTGCCGCTCGCTGCGAGGCCGATGCCACCGGTCACCGCGGCGGCGACGTCGGTGACGATGTCGCCGAAGAGGTTGTCGGTGACGATGACGTCGTAGCGACCCGGGTCGGTGATGAAGAACATCGAGGCGGCGTCGACGTGCTGGTAGGCGACGGTGACCTCCGGGAACTCGACCGACACCTCCTCCACGATCCGCGACCAGAGACCACCGGCGTGGGTGAGCACGTTGGTCTTGTGGATCAGCGTCAGGTGCTTGCGCGGGCGCGCCACCGCTCGCTCGAACCCGTAGCGGACGACGCGCTCGACGCCGAAGGCGGTGTTGAGGCTGACCTCGGTCGCGACCTCCTGGGGGGTGTCCTTGCGGAGCACGCCGCCGTTGCCGACGTAGGGACCCTCGGTGCCCTCACGGACGCAGAGCATGTCGATCGAGCCGGGCGACGCCAGCGGGCTGCCCACACCGTCGAAGAGCTTCGCCGGACGCAGATTCACGTGGTGGTCGAGCTCGAAGCGCAGCCGTAGCAGCAGCCCGCGCTCCAGGATGCCCGGCGGCACGCTCGGGTCCCCGATCGCGCCCAGCAGGATCGCATCGTGCTGGCGGAGCTCGTCGAGAACCGTGTCCGGCAGCAGCTCGCCGGTCCGCTGCCACCGCGCGGCACCGAGGTCGTACGGGGTCGTCTCCAGATCGGGCGCGACCGCGCGGAGGACCTTGAGCCCCTCCGCCACGACCTCGGGGCCGATGCCGTCTCCAGGGATCACTGCCAGGCGCATGGGAAGGAACCCTAGGTCAGAGCGTCGTGAGGTCGGCGGCCCGGGCTGCCCGGGCACCGATGCGCCCGGCGATCTCCTCGAGCAGCTCCGGCCCGACCGGGGTGTCGACGGTGACCGCCATGAGCGCCTCGCCGCCCTCGTCGGCCCGGCTCACCTGGGCACCGGCGATGTTGACCCGGGCCTCCCCGAGCGCGGCGCCGACGGCGCCCACGACGCCCGGGCGGTCGGCGTAGACGAAGAAGAGCAGGTACCCCGAGGCGGCCAGGTCGATCTCGAAGCCGTCGGCCTCGGTGAGCCGGGGCAGCTGGTTCCTGCCGAACAGCGTGCCGGCGACGGCGACCTGCGTGCCGTCGGCCATCGCGCCGCACACCCGGACGTAGTCGGGGTAGGTCGGGCTCTCGGGGTCGCTGGTCAGGTCGATCTCCAGACCCCGCTGCTCGGCGAACAGCGGCGCGTTGACGTAGGTGACCTGCTCCTCCACGACGTCGGAGAAGACGTCCTCGAGGCGCGAGGGAGAGCACGGAAAGGTCAAACTCGGCGAGCTTGCCCCGCACCTCGACCGTAACCGCCGGGCCAGCCCGCCGGCGACGGAGATGAACACCCGGCCGAGCTTCTCGGCCAGGGGCAGGCCCGGGCGCACGTCCTGCGCGACCACGCACCCGCCTGGACGTCGGCCCCGTCGACATGACGGATCCCGACCCCGGTCCCGAGCACCTCCAGCACACTGGAGGCGAGCTCTTCGGCGATCAGGACGACGGCGCGATCGAGGTCGGGTCGTGGTCGGGTGCCACTGGCTGGGGACTTTCCCGCGGACGGGACCCGCTCCCCGGGTCCTTGCCCCCGTGTGGGGCCACCGACATCCTGACCCCCGAGAGCCGGGACGCCCCGGCACCGACGGAGGAGAACAGTGAGCCAGTCCGACGACCAGGGTCGTTCCGAGTCAAGCCCGTACGGTCCCGGGAGCGGGCAGGAGCACGACGGGCCCTCCTACGGGCAGGGGAACCCGCCGCAGTACGGGCAGCCGCAGTACGGCCAGCCCCCGTACGGCCAGCCGCCGTACGGCCAGCCGCAGTACGGCCAGCCCCCGTACGGGCAGCAGGCCTACGGCCAGCAGTACGGCGACCAGGGCTACGGGCAGCAGTACGGGACGCCGGCGCCCTACGCCCAGCAGTACGGCCAGTACGGCGCCACCGGCGTCCCGGCCAAGCCGGGGGGCGTCGTCACCGCCGCCGTGCTCGGGTTCGTCTACGGCGCCCTGGGCCTGCTGGTGAGCTTCTTCACGATCGTCCTGGGCGTCGCCGCGAGCGGCGCCGGCACCGGGCTGGACGAGGAGATCCCGGGCCTCGGGCCCGTCGCCGGTGCCCTCGGCGGCGTGCTGCTCATCGTCGGCCTGCTGGCGCTGGTCTGGACGGTGGTGATGGTCTGGGGCTCGGTCTGGGCCCTGAGTGGTCGCAGCCGCGTTCTCCTGCTGGTCGGCGGCTCCATCGCGCTCGTCTTCACGGCCATCGGCTTCCTGGGCAGCCTGGCCGAGGGCACCGCCGGTGATCTCGTTATCAGCCTGCTCTTCTTCCTCGCCGCCCTGGCGATCGTGGTGCTGCTCTCGATGAAGCCGGCCACGCAGTTCTTCGCCGCGCACCGGTTCCGGCGCACGGGTCGCTGAACCGGGTGGCGGCGGCGGGGTGCCGGCGGCCGCGGACGCCGCCGGCCCCGGGCCGGTGCAACCGTCCCTACGATCGGTGACCAGGGAGCCACGTCGGCCCCCCTGA is a genomic window of Blastococcus sp. HT6-30 containing:
- a CDS encoding 3-isopropylmalate dehydrogenase, translating into MRLAVIPGDGIGPEVVAEGLKVLRAVAPDLETTPYDLGAARWQRTGELLPDTVLDELRQHDAILLGAIGDPSVPPGILERGLLLRLRFELDHHVNLRPAKLFDGVGSPLASPGSIDMLCVREGTEGPYVGNGGVLRKDTPQEVATEVSLNTAFGVERVVRYGFERAVARPRKHLTLIHKTNVLTHAGGLWSRIVEEVSVEFPEVTVAYQHVDAASMFFITDPGRYDVIVTDNLFGDIVTDVAAAVTGGIGLAASGNLDASGTNPSMFEPVHGSAPDIAGQGIADPTATVLSVGLLLDHLGRTEQARKVDAAVAFDLSTRDPRAAIRTTDVGDRLAALAGG
- a CDS encoding ACT domain-containing protein, which codes for MVAQDVRPGLPLAEKLGRVFISVAGGLARRLRSRCGASSPSLTFPCSPSRLEDVFSDVVEEQVTYVNAPLFAEQRGLEIDLTSDPESPTYPDYVRVCGAMADGTQVAVAGTLFGRNQLPRLTEADGFEIDLAASGYLLFFVYADRPGVVGAVGAALGEARVNIAGAQVSRADEGGEALMAVTVDTPVGPELLEEIAGRIGARAARAADLTTL
- the cimA gene encoding citramalate synthase: MTTTDTDFHVFDTTLRDGAQREGVSYSVADKLAVARLLDEIGVGYIEGGWPGALPKDTEFFARARTELQLKNAQLVAFGSTRKAGVAVADDLQVRALLDAQTPVVCLVAKSDVRHVREALRTTLEENLAMVADSVAFFVAHGRRVFLDCEHFFDGYAADRDYGVRVLQAAFDAGAEVGVLCDTNGGMLPMGVGRIVTEVRARVDGRLGIHCQDDTGCAVANTLAAVEAGVTHVQGTANGYGERAGNADTFALIGNLVTKMGIPAVPAECLLELQRVSHAIAELANIAPDDHQPFVGASAFAHKAGLHASAIKVSPELYNHLDPSVVGNGMRILVTEMAGRASVELKGRELGVDLTGESDAVGRVVDQVKVLEADGWSFEAADASFELLLRSQLPGAPPPLFELESYRTSVEHWGNGVVVSEATVKVHVDGQRIISTGEGNGPVNALDNALRQALVHRYPQLADVALADYKVRILGWRGGTSATTRVLIDTTDGVGEWTTVGVHANIVEASWHALVDALTYAVLRRPQP